A portion of the Panthera tigris isolate Pti1 chromosome E1, P.tigris_Pti1_mat1.1, whole genome shotgun sequence genome contains these proteins:
- the XYLT2 gene encoding xylosyltransferase 2 has protein sequence MVASARVQKLVRRYKLAIATALAILLLQGLVVWSFSGLEEDEPGEKGRQRKPRPLDPSEGSKDTDSSAGRRGSAGRRHGRWRGRAESPGMPVAKVVRAVTSRHRANRRVPPAPPPEAPGRQNLSGAAAGEALVGAAGFPPHGDTGSVEGASQPTDNGFTPKCEIVGKDALSALARASSKQCQQEIANVVCLHQAGSLMPKAVPRHCQLAGKMSPGIQWDEVRAQQPVDGPPVRIAYMLVVHGRAIRQLKRLLKAVYHEQHFFYIHVDKRSNYLHREVVELARRYDNVRVTPWRMVTIWGGASLLRMYLRSMRDLLEVPGWAWDFFINLSATDYPTRTNEELVAFLSKNRDKNFLKSHGRDNSRFIKKQGLDRLFHECDSHMWRLGERQIPAGIVVDGGSDWFVLTRGFVEYVVYTDDPLVAQLRQFYTYTLLPAESFFHTVLENSPACESLVDNNLRVTNWNRRLGCKCQYKHIVDWCGCSPNDFKPQDFLRLQQVSRPTFFARKFESTVNQEVLEILDFHLYGSYPPGTPALKAYWENTYDAADGPSGLSDVMLTAYNAFVRLSLRHAAAAAPLLATPLCRFEPRGLPSSVHLYFYDDHFQGYLVTQPVQPSAQGPAETLEMWLMPQGSLKLLGRSDQASRLQSLEVGTEWDPKERLFRNFGGLLGPLDEPVAMQRWARGPNLTATVVWIDPTYVVATSYDIAVDADTEVTQYKPPLSRPLRPGAWTVRLLQFWEPLGETRFLVLPLTFNRKLPLRKDDASWLHAGPPHNEYMEQSFQGLSGILNLPQPEPAEEAARRHAELTGPALEAWTDGELSGFWSVAGLCAMGPSTCPSLELCRLTSWSSVFPDPKSELGPVKADGRLR, from the exons ATGGTGGCGAGCGCGCGGGTGCAGAAGCTGGTGCGGCGCTACAAGCTGGCGATCGCCACGGCGCTGGCCATCCTGCTGCTGCAGGGCCTGGTGGTGTGGAGCTTCAGCGGCCTGGAGGAAGACGAGCCGGGCGAG aaaggaaggcagagaaagccGCGGCCGCTGGACCCCAGCGAGGGCTCCAAGGACACAGACAGTTCAGCTGGGCGGCGGGGCAGCGCGGGCAGAAGACATGGGCGCTGGCGGGGTCGCGCTGAGAGCCCCGGCATGCCCGTGGCCAAGGTGGTACGGGCCGTGACCAGCCGGCACAGAGCCAACCGCCGGGTCCCGCCAGCCCCACCCCCGGAGGCCCCAGGCCGCCAGAACCTCAGTGGGGCAGCAGCCGGGGAGGCGCTGGTCGGGGCAGCTGGCTTCCCGCCACACGGAGACACGGGGAGCGTGGAGGGCGCCTCCCAGCCCACGGACAACGGCTTCACCCCCAAGTGTGAGATTGTGGGCAAGGACGCGCTGTCTGCCCTGGCCCGGGCCAGCTCCAAGCAGTGCCAGCAGGAGATCGCCAACGTGGTGTGCCTGCACCAGGCTGGGAGCCTCATGCCCAAGGCTGTGCCCCGGCACTGCCAGCTGGCTG GGAAGATGAGCCCCGGGATCCAGTGGGACGAAGTCCGGGCCCAGCAGCCCGTGGACGGCCCCCCGGTCCGAATCGCCTACATGCTGGTGGTTCACGGCCGTGCCATCCGCCAGCTAAAGCGTCTCCTCAAGGCTGTCTACCATGAGCAGCATTTCTTTTACATCCACGTAGACAAG cGTTCCAACTACCTGCACCGCGAGGTGGTAGAGCTGGCCCGGCGATACGATAATGTGCGGGTGACGCCCTGGCGCATGGTCACCATTTGGGGCGGGGCCAGCCTGCTGAGGATGTATCTGCGCAGCATGCGGGACCTGCTGGAGGTGCCCGGCTGGGCCTGGGACTTCTTCATCAACCTCAGTGCCACCGACTACCCGACCAG GACAAACGAGGAGCTGGTGGCTTTCCTGTCTAAGAACCGGGACAAGAACTTCCTCAAGTCACATGGCCGGGACAACTCCag GTTCATCAAGAAACAGGGCCTAGACCGGCTCTTCCATGAATGTGACTCGCACATGTGGCGCCTGGGCGAGCGGCAGATCCCGGCGGGCATCGTGGTGGATGGTGGCTCCGACTGGTTCGTGCTGACGCGCGGCTTTGTGGAGTACGTGGTATACACGGACGACCCGCTGGTGGCCCAGTTGCGCCAGTTCTACACCTACACGCTACTCCCTGCGGAG tccTTCTTCCACACGGTGCTGGAGAACAGCCCAGCCTGCGAGAGCCTCGTGGACAACAACCTGCGGGTCACCAACTGGAACCGCAGGCTGGGCTGCAAGTGCCAGTACAAGCACATCGTGGACTGGTGCGGCTGCTCCCCCAACGACTTCAAGCCACAGGACTTCCTCCGGCTGCAG CAAGTCTCCAGACCCACCTTCTTTGCCCGGAAGTTTGAGTCGACTGTGAACCAGGAGGTACTGGAAATCCTGGACTTCCACCTGTATGGCAGCTACCCCCCGGGCACGCCGGCCCTCAAGGCCTACTGGGAGAACACGTACGACGCGGCCGACGGCCCCAGTGGGCTCAGCGATGTGATGCTCACCGCTTACAACGCCTTTGTCCGCCTCAGCCTGCGCCATGCTGCCGCCGCTGCACCCCTGCTGGCCACCCCCCTCTGCAG GTTTGAGCCCAGGGGCTTGCCGTCCAGCGTGCACCTGTATTTCTATGACGACCATTTCCAGGGCTACCTGGTGACGCAGCCGGTGCAACCCTCAGCCCAGGGGCCGGCAGAGACGCTTGAGATGTGGCTGATGCCCCAGGGGTCGCTGAAGCTGTTGGGGCGCAGTGACCAGGCCAGCCGGCTCCAGAGTTTGGAG GTCGGCACCGAGTGGGACCCCAAGGAGCGTCTTTTCCGGAACTTTGGGGGGTTGCTGGGGCCGCTGGACGAGCCTGTGGCCATGCAGCGCTGGGCCCGGGGCCCCAACCTCACGGCCACCGTGGTGTGGATTGACCCCACCTACGTGGTGGCCACATCTTACGACATCGCGGTAGACGCGGACACCGAGGTCACGCAGTACAAGCCCCCACTGAGCCGGCCCCTGCGGCCAGGGGCCTGGACTGTTCGACTGCTTCAATTCTGGGAACCCCTGGGCGAGACCCGCTTCCTCGTGCTGCCCTTGACCTTCAACCGCAAACTACCTCTCAGGAAAG aTGACGCCAGCTGGCTGCACGCCGGGCCACCTCACAACGAGTATATGGAGCAGAGTTTCCAGGGCCTCAGCGGCATCCTGAACCTGCCTCAGCCAGAGCCCGCAGAGGAGGCCGCCCGCCGGCACGCGGAGCTCACGGGCCCGGCACTCGAGGCCTGGACAGATGGGGAGCTGAGCGGCTTCTGGTCTGTGGCCGGACTGTGTGCCATGggcccctccacctgcccctccctggagCTCTGCAGACTGACCAGCTGGAGTTCTGTTTTCCCCGACCCCAAATCAGAGCTGGGGCCCGTCAAAGCAGACGGGCGACTCAGGTAG